In Fusobacterium periodonticum ATCC 33693, the sequence TAAATCTTTGATTGTATCTTTTTGATTTTTTTCAGCAAGTGCTCCAGACATCCAAAGGATAGGAGCCATCTCTGCAACAGTATTTTCCAAATATTTTGCTCTGAATAAACAGTTATCTTTACAAATATCCAAAATTCTATCAAGTTCTTTATAGAAGCCTTCTTCATCTCCACGATTTTTAATAGCTATTCTTGGTAAATTGATAGTTGTAGCTCCTATATTAAATCTTCCTGAATATTTTTCATTACCATTTTCATCCTTCCAAGGCGATAAGAAAGCTCTGCATCCCATTGGATAAACAACAGTTTCATTTTTTAACTGTTCATCTGTTATAAATAAAATATCAGGGTAAATTGATTTTGTCATACATTCAAAAGCAAGTTGAGAAATATCCCAGTTAGGATCTCCTTCATTTAAGTTTAATCCTTCACACATTGCATAAACAATTTTAGGGAAGATAGCTGTTTCCTTTTTAGCACCAAAACCTGCCATTCTTGTTTTTAAAACATATTTTTGAACAAGTCTTCCTTCCCAAGAAGTTTCAGTTCCTATACCAACAGTTGTAAAAGGAGTTTGACCATTTACAGTAGATAGAGAGTTTATTTCATATTCTAAACCTTGCATTGCTTGTTTTACTGATTCTTCTGTCATATCAACAGAATATCTATAAGTTTTAGGATATTTATTTTTTATAACTTCATTTGAATATTCTAAATTTTCTTTCTTTAATTCCTCAATTTGTTCTTCACTTAAATCATCTATATATTTAGCACCTCTTAAAAAGTGCTTTTTGAAAGTTTTCTTTATATATCTAACTAAAGCTCTATCTAAATATGGAATTGAACAACCTCCATAGGTATTAGATGAAACAGAAGCAATAATTTGAACTATATGTCCAACTGCAACATCAACTGAATTTGGTTCAAGCATTTTAGCATTACCTATATTACATCCACCTTTTAGCATAGCTTCTATATTTACAAGTTCACAGTTTGTTTCTCTAAAAAGTAAGTAGTCTAAATCGTGTAGGTGAATTTCACCTTTTATATGAGCTAATTTTATATGTTCAGGAACTATTTTATTTAAATAGTAATCTCTTGAAGAAATTCCTGCAAGTAAATCTCTTTGAACAGAGATAGTTTTAGCATCTTTATTTGCATTTTCAGATAGTAACTTCTCATTAGAAGCATCTACAAGCTCTCCAATTTGTTTATATATTCCCTTTTCTCTATCTCTTATTTCTGCTTTTAAAGTTCTATAACTTTGATAAGACATAGCAATATCTTTTTCAGATGAAGCCATCAATTTTTTTACCACTATATCTTGTATTTCTTCTACTGATAAAACTTTACCAGGAAGTTCTTCAACTTGTGTGGCAATTTTTTCAATGAGCTTCATATTTGGCTCTCTGGAAGCTTGTATAAATGTTTTACTAATTGCATTAATAATTCTATCTTTACTAAATTCTACTACAGAACCATCTCTTTTAATAACCCTTTTCATTACAGCCACACACCTTTCCAATTATATTAAATTTGTATAATAATTTTCATATAAATTTTTCCATCTTTAATTATTCTATCACTTTAAAAAAAAAAAACAATATATAGTATATATGATTGCCAAATACCACTATATATTGTTATTTCATCTTGTTAATTTATAAAATTATATTGTTAATCATAAGAAAATTAAAGTTTCAAATTTTTACATCACTAAGATATAAAGTAACATAAATAAATAAAAAAGTCAAATTATAAGTTGGAAATGAATTATTTTAAGACAAATTTATTTTAAAAATATAAAGTAACTTGAAATGAAATAAAAGATGGGGTAAGATATATTATATCTAAGTTAATAAGGAGGAAGTAAATGCTAGTGCTGAATAACATTAATAAATCTTTTAAGAATATTGAAGTTTTAAAAAATATTAGTTTTATAGTTAAAGAAAATAAAATTTTTGCATTTCTTGGTCCTAATGGAGTTGGAAAAACAACTTTAATTAAAATTATATCAGGTTTAATATCAGCTGATTCAGGAACTGTTTTATTAAATGATAAAAAAATTTCAATGGATAAAATTAGCACTATGTTTGATGGGAGTAGAAACCTTTATTGGAATATTTCTGTGAGAGAAAATTTTTATTATTTTGCTGCTCTAAAAGGAAGGTTTAAAAAAGAAGTAGATTACTTACTAGAAAAAAATAAGGAAATTTTTCAAATTGACAATTTGCTAGATAAAAAATATGGTGAACTTTCTCTAGGTCAGAAACAAATAGTTGCAGTAATAAATACATTATTAAGTAGTCCTGAGTTAGCATGTTTTGATGAACCTTCTAATGGACTTGATATCTATTATGCAGAAAAACTTATTAATATTATTTCTAGTTATGCCAAAAATGCTAATAATAAAATTATTATTTCATCTCATGATATTAATTTTCTTTACAAAGTTGTAGATGATTTTATTGTAATAAACAAAGGTGAAATAATAGGAGAATTTTCAAAAAATAATCTTAGTTTAGAAGAAGTAACAGCTAAATATTTGGAATTGTTGGAGGGAAAAAATGAAAAAGTATCTAAATGCTTTTAAGTCTGAAATAATAACGAATCTAATTATTGCAAAAAATTATAAATTTAGCTTTCTAATGGATATAGGAATTTTTATATCTATATTGTCATTTTTAATTCTATCTAAATCAGGTTAT encodes:
- the nrdD gene encoding anaerobic ribonucleoside-triphosphate reductase — its product is MKRVIKRDGSVVEFSKDRIINAISKTFIQASREPNMKLIEKIATQVEELPGKVLSVEEIQDIVVKKLMASSEKDIAMSYQSYRTLKAEIRDREKGIYKQIGELVDASNEKLLSENANKDAKTISVQRDLLAGISSRDYYLNKIVPEHIKLAHIKGEIHLHDLDYLLFRETNCELVNIEAMLKGGCNIGNAKMLEPNSVDVAVGHIVQIIASVSSNTYGGCSIPYLDRALVRYIKKTFKKHFLRGAKYIDDLSEEQIEELKKENLEYSNEVIKNKYPKTYRYSVDMTEESVKQAMQGLEYEINSLSTVNGQTPFTTVGIGTETSWEGRLVQKYVLKTRMAGFGAKKETAIFPKIVYAMCEGLNLNEGDPNWDISQLAFECMTKSIYPDILFITDEQLKNETVVYPMGCRAFLSPWKDENGNEKYSGRFNIGATTINLPRIAIKNRGDEEGFYKELDRILDICKDNCLFRAKYLENTVAEMAPILWMSGALAEKNQKDTIKDLIWGGYSTVSIGYIGLSEVSQLLYGKDFSESEEVYEKTFNILKYMADKVLEYKQKYNLGFALYGTPSESLCDRFARVDKQEFGDIKGITDKGYYDNSFHVSSRINISPFEKLRLEALGHKYSAGGHISYIETDSLTKNLEAIPEILRYAKMVGIHYMGINQPVDKCHICGYKGEFTATKEGFTCPQCGNHDSNEMSVIRRVCGYLSQPNARPFNKGKQEEIMHRVKHS
- a CDS encoding ABC transporter ATP-binding protein, whose product is MLVLNNINKSFKNIEVLKNISFIVKENKIFAFLGPNGVGKTTLIKIISGLISADSGTVLLNDKKISMDKISTMFDGSRNLYWNISVRENFYYFAALKGRFKKEVDYLLEKNKEIFQIDNLLDKKYGELSLGQKQIVAVINTLLSSPELACFDEPSNGLDIYYAEKLINIISSYAKNANNKIIISSHDINFLYKVVDDFIVINKGEIIGEFSKNNLSLEEVTAKYLELLEGKNEKVSKCF